AAATGACCAAAATCTAATCTAATTTGGCGAGTGGTGCATTGGTCTTCAAAGCACCCCAATTAACTGGGGAGTAACACCTTGACCTTTTTGTTCCTGAACTGCTTTGAAGCTATCAATAGGGCAATGAGAAGAAAGATAAAACCACCGGTCATAAAGACCAGGGTCGTTATTTTTTCAAATAGGATACCTCCCATCACCAGTCCAAACATGCTGGCAATACTTCCCACGGAAGTACCATACCCCTGAATGGCACCCTGTGTACTATTATTGCCAGTGCGGGACAATAGTGCCATGAAGCTGGGCCACATAAGACCATTGCCCAGGGAAAGAAAGGTTATGGCAACGTATAAAAGCACTAATTGCCGTTGGGACAATAAAAAGAAACTTGTGGCCAATAACAAGGATCCCATAAGCACCAATGCGTGACTTGAGAATATTTTGGAAAGTCGATTCAATACCGGTCCCTGGACAAAGAACATAATTAGACTAGAATAGGCCAGGAACAGCCCTAAATCCACGGCGGACCAATTAAGAGTACCACTGGCATAAATGGGCAGTCCGGCATAGAAAAGGCTAAAAGCAAAAAAGGTCAGGAAATAGACCAGATACAAGATGGGCACTCCACTAATTTTCAAGACCTGTTTTAAGCCATTTCTGTTTTCCGGGAGCAGGGCATCGCTACCTTCCGTAAAGCAATCTTTATGCTCCACTTGAAAAAACCGTCGTACGTTTTTTAGTGAGATGTTTCCTGTATCAACGATACAGGGAACACTTTCCTCCAATCTAAAACCGATAACGATTATTGCTATTAGGGATATGCCTGCAGCAATCAATAGGGGCAACACCTCCCCGATTATGGTACTGGCAAGAAGACCTGCAAACGCAGGACCGATCACGAAGCCCAAACTGGTTGATGCCCCCATTTTTCCAAAATTTTGGTTACGGTCCCCATCGGTTGAAATGTCGGACATATATGCATTGGCCACTGATATGTTCCCTCCGGTAAACCCATCAAGGACGCGCGCCAAAAAAATGGTCAAGAGTGGGAGGGTCATGAGGTAAGAACCCGTAAGTTCCGTGTTTTGTCCCCATACTTCCGTGTTGGGCAGAATAAAGGCCAGAAGGAACAATAGCCATGCCAAAAAAGTACCTGACTGTGATAGCATCAATACCTTTTTTCTTCCAATTTTATCGGACAGCCTTCCCAAAATAGGGGCACCTATAAATTGAAAGAACGGATAAGTCGCCCCAAGAATTCCATAAATAAAACCATTACCCCCAAAATCGGTGACGATAAAAATCAATATGGGCATCACCACACTGTACCCCAGTATACCGATGAAATTTACCAACAGGATTGGGAAAATTCTGGATTTAAAAAAAGCGAACAACTTGGATTTGTTTAGTCAGGACCTGAAGATACTCAATTAATGGGTTGAAGCCGAAGTAAGCCGGAATTAAAAAGATTTTTCCGCTTCGCTATTCAACGGTTCGTCCCTCCTTCGAAAACATAACTTCAACACCGTTTTGGGGTTAATGTAAAATTGCCCTAAAAACTTAGGGCATCTACATCTTTACTGGAAGGGGTGCTTGAACGTACGTTACACTCCCGTTGCGCGGTACCCGGATGCGGATGTCAATGGATTCTTATACTCCATTTATAAATTGAATGGCTCGGTCAAGGGCTTCTGGGGTACGTAAGATCCTGAAATGTCCGGTCCCCGTTAGCTCCATAAAACGTGCATTTTTCCACTGTTCCTTTACTTTTTTTGAACGTTCAATAGGGATCACAGCATCATTTTTATCGTGAAGGATCAGTGCTTTTTCCACTTGGATCTGACTCACAAAATCAGAAACATTCAACTCGGCCACGCTGGATTGAAGTTCCATTTCCAATCTGGCGACAAGCCTGTTTTTTACATTTTCCGTGATGCCTACCTGCTGGGCCACATCATTGATTCGTTCCAAAAACCGGTTGGGGACTGTAAACAGTACATAGGTCTCAATACGGATATCGGGGTTTTTAAAAAGTGCATAGGTTGTGGCGACACCGCCAAAGGAATGGCTGACCAGTTTAGCAACCTCGAACTTTTTGATCAATACCCCCACGAGTTCCGCGAACTCAAAAAGACTGGTCTTTCCTTTGCTGCTAAATCCGTGGGATGGGGCATCAAAAGCATAAATGGTATAATCGTATTGCCGTAGGGCCTGGATTAAATCGGTAAAATTTCCGGCCTGACCTTCCCAACCGTGGATCGGCAAAATACGGTTGTCCCCTCCGAGCCAGGTGTATAATTGAATGTCAAAGTCCTGAAATCTAAATGTTTCCTGTTCAGCTTGATCCAGAACTACGAGCTCATGTGGCCTTAATTTACGGATTTGTGGACTGGTCAATTGATGGTACGCAAAAGCGACCACCCTATTAGGGAAAAGGATGGAGGCTATACGAACAAACCATTTTTTTAGCACTCGTTTCTAAATCTTACGATTCGTTCGGTAAAAACCCCAATCCAAAAAGGAATCAAAACAGAAACCAGGTTCGGGACCGGGATTACCGTGGACGTAAAAGTACGGAATGGGATGGGGAATGTCCCCAATTCATTCCCAAAATCAGTGCAAGATTCCCGTAATTATTGGGTAAATGGCCAGTCAGATGATAACTCTGGAGCTAAGCTTTTTCATAAATCCTGGATGTCAATTGGTAGGATCGGAGATTTTCCATTACATGTTCCTTGGATGGGGTTCCTGGAAGGGTAATTATAGTATCTAAATGATGCGATAAGCGGTCAAGAGCTATTTTATGGTAACGGTTGCCAAAGTAGGTATGCCATCAATTTTCACAATGGGAAGGGATTACATTTAATGCAAAAAAACAGCGACCCCCGATGTTGGGAAATCGCCGTTTTGTCCAACACTAAAACGGTTGTTGTGTGGTTATTTGGATGCTGACAATTTTATGGTTTCAAACTGTTCCTCCAACTCTTTATCGGAAATGATTTCCCATCCTCCACCCAGGGCTTTGTAAATGGCAATCAAGGATGTGGCCGAAGCAATTTCGCTAATGGCCAGTTGGTTTTCGGCCAGCAATAGGGTATTGTCGGTGTTGAGGTAATCTATAAAACTGTCCAGACCCGCATTAAATCGTTTTTGTGCAATTTCCGCTGCTTCTGCACTGGCGATAGCGGATTTTTGCAAGGTCTCCCGGCGTTCCAACTCATTGGTGTAATTGGTCATTGCCGTGCTGATTTCCTCCAAAGCCTCCAAAACGGTTTTTTCGTAGCGTTGCAAAGCGGCCAGCGTTAAGGCATCGTTCCGGTTTATTTGCTGTTTTACCCTACCTAGATTAAAGGCAGCCCAGCTTATGTTGGGAATAATACTCCAGGTAAAGGATTCGTTGTTCCCGAAGTTGGAAAAATCCACTGCGGAAAAGCCAATGGATCCCCCAAACCTGATATTTGGATAGAGTTCGGTTACGGAAAGATTGTATTGTGCTATTTGTTGTTGCAATTGGGCTTCTGCCAATCTTACGTCAGGACGTCTTCGCAATAAGTCGGTAATGTTTCCAAGGGTCACCGAAACTGGTAAATTGGGAAGTGGTTTTTTGTCCACCAGGCTTTCATCCAGATTTCCGGGGACCTCCCCAATCAAAACGCTCAAGCTGTTCTTTAGCGCAGTTATTCTTGCCTTTAACGGAGGAATGGTCGCACGGGTGTTTTCCAATTGGGCCAAGGCACGGGAAACATCCAAGCTGTTGCTGGTGCCGGCCTCCTTTAATCTTACCGTTAAATCATAAGTGGCTTGTTGTCCTTTCAGGTTGCGTTGGGCAATATCCAATTGGTATTGTGCCCCTCGGAATTCCATGTAATTTCTGGCTACCTCTGCAAAGATGCTCACATACACCCCCTGTATGTCGGCAAGGGCGGTTTGCTGGTTGGCGTAAGCAGCTTTAATCCGATTGGAAA
The sequence above is a segment of the Muricauda sp. SCSIO 64092 genome. Coding sequences within it:
- a CDS encoding MFS transporter; its protein translation is MFAFFKSRIFPILLVNFIGILGYSVVMPILIFIVTDFGGNGFIYGILGATYPFFQFIGAPILGRLSDKIGRKKVLMLSQSGTFLAWLLFLLAFILPNTEVWGQNTELTGSYLMTLPLLTIFLARVLDGFTGGNISVANAYMSDISTDGDRNQNFGKMGASTSLGFVIGPAFAGLLASTIIGEVLPLLIAAGISLIAIIVIGFRLEESVPCIVDTGNISLKNVRRFFQVEHKDCFTEGSDALLPENRNGLKQVLKISGVPILYLVYFLTFFAFSLFYAGLPIYASGTLNWSAVDLGLFLAYSSLIMFFVQGPVLNRLSKIFSSHALVLMGSLLLATSFFLLSQRQLVLLYVAITFLSLGNGLMWPSFMALLSRTGNNSTQGAIQGYGTSVGSIASMFGLVMGGILFEKITTLVFMTGGFIFLLIALLIASKQFRNKKVKVLLPS
- a CDS encoding alpha/beta fold hydrolase, which produces MLKKWFVRIASILFPNRVVAFAYHQLTSPQIRKLRPHELVVLDQAEQETFRFQDFDIQLYTWLGGDNRILPIHGWEGQAGNFTDLIQALRQYDYTIYAFDAPSHGFSSKGKTSLFEFAELVGVLIKKFEVAKLVSHSFGGVATTYALFKNPDIRIETYVLFTVPNRFLERINDVAQQVGITENVKNRLVARLEMELQSSVAELNVSDFVSQIQVEKALILHDKNDAVIPIERSKKVKEQWKNARFMELTGTGHFRILRTPEALDRAIQFINGV
- a CDS encoding TolC family protein, coding for MKNPTLLILLSLILVSCGITKRDFEVNSNIEIEQDYVKNVIDHVAFNEAQSETVTEWWSEFDDSILDTLIQKARRHNLEINAGIANFHASRAALKGTKLDRLPTVTANGDVTRTRLGENIFVPGANPTFTTYNGSFDAFWETDVFGRVSNRIKAAYANQQTALADIQGVYVSIFAEVARNYMEFRGAQYQLDIAQRNLKGQQATYDLTVRLKEAGTSNSLDVSRALAQLENTRATIPPLKARITALKNSLSVLIGEVPGNLDESLVDKKPLPNLPVSVTLGNITDLLRRRPDVRLAEAQLQQQIAQYNLSVTELYPNIRFGGSIGFSAVDFSNFGNNESFTWSIIPNISWAAFNLGRVKQQINRNDALTLAALQRYEKTVLEALEEISTAMTNYTNELERRETLQKSAIASAEAAEIAQKRFNAGLDSFIDYLNTDNTLLLAENQLAISEIASATSLIAIYKALGGGWEIISDKELEEQFETIKLSASK